Proteins co-encoded in one Candidatus Moraniibacteriota bacterium genomic window:
- the rny gene encoding ribonuclease Y has protein sequence MGISILFAIVGVVAGSLIGYVGRQIIARKRLDTVEGKIEKMVEEAEKKSQETVLNAKNKAVEILEEAKKQEKEREDQILRTEQRLEKRETIIDQKTDEIEKNHKMLEQKVEEVRKIKQEAEDARKKELDRLEKIAGLSKEQAKAILLQLTEEENREVIAQRIAKIEKEGQEDIEKRAKTLMTSIIQKYAGSHSAEVVTTTVSIPSDEVKGRIIGREGRNIKALEKLTGVEIIVDDTPEAVVISGFDPVRREIARIALEKLINDGRIHPTRIEEAVDYAKEEIDTKVKEAGEAATYDLGIAGLDPKIVNLIGRLRYRTSFGQNVLLHSLEVAHLSGALAAELGADVAVAKKAGLLHDIGKAVDHEIQGTHVEIGIKIMEKFNMPKEVIDAVKSHHEDYPFETPESFIIAAADAISASRPGARKDTLEKYLKRLEELESTANSFAGVEKTYAIQAGREIRVFVKPEEIDDLGALKLAREIADKIEQDLKYPGEIKVNVLRETRSVEYAR, from the coding sequence ATGGGAATATCAATATTATTTGCAATTGTCGGCGTAGTAGCCGGTAGTCTTATTGGTTATGTGGGAAGACAGATTATCGCGCGCAAACGTCTAGATACTGTTGAAGGAAAAATTGAAAAAATGGTCGAAGAAGCTGAGAAAAAATCGCAGGAAACTGTTTTAAATGCCAAAAATAAAGCAGTTGAAATTCTTGAAGAGGCTAAAAAACAGGAAAAAGAACGTGAAGATCAAATATTAAGAACTGAACAAAGACTGGAAAAACGTGAAACCATAATTGATCAGAAAACCGATGAGATAGAAAAAAATCATAAAATGCTTGAACAGAAAGTTGAAGAAGTAAGAAAAATAAAACAAGAAGCAGAAGATGCAAGAAAAAAAGAGCTTGATAGGCTTGAAAAGATAGCCGGTCTTTCCAAAGAGCAAGCTAAAGCGATACTGCTTCAACTTACAGAAGAGGAAAATCGTGAAGTAATTGCCCAGCGTATTGCAAAAATAGAAAAAGAAGGGCAAGAAGACATAGAAAAAAGAGCCAAAACTCTAATGACAAGTATTATTCAGAAATATGCCGGATCTCATTCTGCAGAAGTAGTAACTACAACTGTTTCTATACCTTCAGATGAGGTTAAGGGGAGAATAATTGGAAGAGAGGGGCGCAATATTAAAGCTCTTGAAAAACTTACAGGAGTCGAAATAATTGTTGATGATACTCCTGAGGCTGTAGTTATTTCCGGATTTGATCCTGTAAGAAGAGAAATTGCGCGTATAGCCTTGGAAAAACTTATCAATGATGGGCGTATTCATCCTACTAGAATTGAGGAAGCTGTAGATTATGCTAAGGAAGAAATTGATACCAAGGTTAAAGAAGCAGGAGAAGCTGCCACTTATGACTTAGGTATAGCTGGGCTTGATCCAAAAATTGTTAACCTTATTGGTCGCTTAAGATACAGAACAAGTTTTGGACAAAACGTTCTCCTTCATTCATTGGAAGTTGCACATCTTTCTGGAGCATTAGCTGCAGAACTGGGGGCTGATGTTGCTGTTGCAAAAAAAGCAGGTCTCTTGCACGATATAGGCAAAGCTGTTGATCACGAAATACAGGGAACCCATGTTGAGATTGGCATAAAAATAATGGAAAAATTTAATATGCCTAAGGAAGTTATTGATGCGGTAAAATCACACCATGAAGATTATCCTTTTGAAACTCCAGAATCTTTTATTATTGCTGCAGCTGATGCGATTTCTGCCAGTAGGCCAGGAGCCAGAAAAGATACTTTAGAAAAATATCTTAAAAGACTGGAAGAACTAGAGTCAACTGCAAATTCATTTGCCGGTGTTGAAAAAACATATGCAATTCAAGCGGGGAGAGAAATAAGGGTTTTTGTTAAACCTGAAGAAATCGATGATCTCGGTGCATTAAAATTAGCCAGAGAAATTGCTGATAAAATTGAGCAGGATCTTAAATATCCCGGAGAAATAAAAGTAAACGTACTTAGAGAGACAAGGAGCGTAGAGTATGCTAGATAG
- a CDS encoding HU family DNA-binding protein — MANINKDALIDSIAAKTDLSKKAVESFLEALEEKITNEIRQGNKVTLTGFGTFRVSKRAAREGINPQTKEKIQIPAMTVPKFTAGKSLKEAVK; from the coding sequence ATGGCAAATATAAACAAAGATGCTCTTATAGACTCAATTGCGGCTAAAACTGACCTTTCAAAAAAGGCAGTAGAAAGCTTTTTAGAAGCTCTTGAAGAAAAAATCACCAACGAAATCCGCCAGGGAAACAAGGTAACTTTGACAGGATTCGGAACTTTCCGCGTTTCTAAGCGAGCTGCCCGTGAAGGAATCAATCCTCAGACAAAAGAAAAAATACAAATTCCAGCCATGACAGTTCCTAAATTCACTGCCGGTAAATCTCTTAAAGAAGCTGTTAAATAA
- the rpsT gene encoding 30S ribosomal protein S20, which translates to MPIKKSAKKYMRVTERKTLKNRKIKGVLKNAVKQTKEYLSAGKIDEAQASLKVAIKAIDKAAQKKVIKKNTAARKKSRLNALVKKVALKK; encoded by the coding sequence GTGCCAATCAAAAAATCAGCCAAAAAATACATGCGCGTAACTGAAAGAAAGACACTCAAAAACAGGAAAATTAAAGGTGTCCTAAAAAATGCTGTGAAACAAACCAAAGAATATCTTTCAGCGGGAAAAATAGATGAGGCGCAAGCATCTCTTAAGGTTGCAATCAAGGCCATCGATAAAGCTGCGCAAAAAAAGGTAATTAAAAAAAACACAGCCGCCAGAAAGAAATCCAGACTTAATGCCTTAGTTAAAAAAGTCGCTCTCAAAAAATAA
- the holA gene encoding DNA polymerase III subunit delta, which produces MFIFLYGADTFRSLEKLSALKNKYLEKNSSGTDLSVLDYDNASAIKNLSDILSAQGLFSTKQLIIVKNILLSGSIEKQKDVLEFLKSRDELENDNDAIIVFFEKDSPKKNSSLFKFLSAHAKSQEFSPYDGAHLANWVLAYAKKISSDVSFSRNALNMLLAATGNDLYVLSNEITKLINYKGSGIIKEEDIELLVKSKIDSTIFETIEALCSGDKNRALALLHEQLEKGEDIFYILSMYAYQLRTILKIGDFLWQGISNTYDIAKTSKLHPYVVRKTLPQAKVLGEKKAKQIFCDLAQIDQDAKIGKIDPVLALDIFIVSL; this is translated from the coding sequence ATGTTTATTTTTCTATACGGCGCTGATACTTTCCGTTCATTAGAAAAATTAAGCGCCCTTAAAAATAAATATCTGGAAAAGAACAGCTCAGGTACTGACCTGAGCGTTCTTGACTATGACAATGCTTCTGCAATTAAAAACTTATCTGATATCCTGTCGGCACAGGGACTTTTTTCCACTAAGCAATTAATAATAGTTAAAAATATTTTGCTCAGCGGATCAATTGAGAAACAAAAAGATGTTTTAGAATTTTTAAAATCACGAGATGAATTAGAAAATGATAATGATGCGATAATTGTTTTTTTTGAGAAAGACAGCCCGAAGAAAAATAGTTCCTTGTTTAAATTCTTATCTGCCCATGCTAAAAGTCAGGAATTCTCTCCCTATGACGGAGCACATCTCGCAAACTGGGTATTGGCTTACGCCAAAAAAATATCCTCTGATGTTTCTTTTTCCAGAAATGCTCTTAATATGCTTTTAGCCGCTACTGGAAATGATTTGTATGTTTTAAGCAATGAGATTACAAAACTTATAAATTATAAGGGCAGCGGAATTATAAAAGAAGAAGATATCGAGCTTTTGGTAAAATCCAAAATTGATTCAACTATATTTGAAACAATTGAAGCGCTTTGCAGTGGAGATAAGAATCGTGCCTTAGCACTCCTGCATGAACAATTGGAAAAAGGGGAGGATATTTTTTATATTCTTTCTATGTACGCCTACCAACTGAGAACTATTTTGAAAATTGGCGATTTTTTGTGGCAAGGGATCTCCAATACTTATGATATAGCCAAGACCTCTAAACTTCACCCTTATGTTGTCCGAAAAACACTTCCACAAGCCAAGGTTTTAGGTGAAAAAAAAGCTAAACAAATATTTTGTGACCTTGCTCAAATAGATCAGGACGCCAAAATCGGAAAAATTGACCCTGTTCTAGCTTTAGATATTTTTATTGTTTCCCTGTAA
- a CDS encoding DUF3048 domain-containing protein yields the protein MDRKQIAIIVLIAAIIVGGVFYFAKGRQMLRSKKGKQIQITNVPESTEPSNQGDVSPITGIGCDNWNKRTFAVMQPADVPARPLAGLSQADMVIEMQAVYGSITRLMGVYGCTLPEEVGSLRSARHDFVHIAKSLDSIYVHWGRADIEQFRDVLNNGIIDNMNCNNDAGKSAGQYCFRKEGMERGVDSGYAKFSEILVGAKSFGYSTENKFVGYPHQTEIALDQRPNGGNLRVAYAKPYDVEYDYDKASNSYLRTWGDVADTDRNTKERIAPKNVVVMIADAAPIKVGEQYVNVQVGDPWFDTIDSGSAFYYMNGQQYKGTWKKDRSKVESKLMFYDESGQEIRFVPGQIWVNIIDPGQSLRWTPSA from the coding sequence ATGGACAGGAAACAAATAGCCATTATAGTGCTTATTGCCGCAATTATCGTTGGCGGAGTTTTTTATTTTGCTAAGGGTCGGCAAATGTTAAGAAGCAAAAAAGGTAAACAAATCCAAATAACCAATGTTCCCGAATCCACCGAGCCATCAAATCAAGGCGATGTCAGTCCCATCACAGGGATTGGCTGCGATAACTGGAATAAAAGGACATTTGCTGTAATGCAACCAGCTGACGTTCCTGCCCGTCCTCTAGCCGGACTGTCACAAGCTGATATGGTGATCGAAATGCAAGCTGTTTATGGCAGTATCACGCGTCTCATGGGAGTATATGGATGCACTTTACCGGAAGAAGTTGGCTCTCTCAGGAGTGCAAGACACGATTTTGTGCATATCGCTAAAAGCCTAGATTCAATTTATGTGCATTGGGGAAGAGCTGATATAGAGCAATTCAGGGATGTGCTTAATAATGGAATTATTGATAACATGAATTGCAATAATGATGCCGGAAAATCAGCAGGACAATACTGCTTCAGAAAAGAAGGAATGGAAAGAGGAGTTGATTCCGGCTATGCAAAATTTTCGGAAATTTTAGTTGGAGCTAAATCTTTTGGATATAGCACAGAGAATAAATTTGTAGGATATCCGCACCAAACAGAGATTGCTTTAGACCAAAGACCAAATGGCGGCAATCTTAGGGTTGCCTACGCTAAACCTTATGATGTTGAATATGATTATGACAAAGCCAGCAATTCATATCTTAGAACCTGGGGAGATGTGGCTGATACTGATCGCAACACTAAAGAAAGAATTGCACCAAAAAACGTGGTAGTTATGATCGCCGATGCTGCTCCAATCAAGGTTGGAGAACAATATGTTAATGTTCAAGTTGGAGACCCATGGTTTGACACTATTGATTCAGGCTCTGCTTTCTACTACATGAACGGCCAACAATACAAAGGCACTTGGAAAAAAGATAGAAGCAAAGTTGAAAGCAAACTCATGTTTTATGATGAATCAGGACAAGAAATAAGATTCGTTCCCGGACAAATTTGGGTTAACATTATAGACCCGGGACAATCATTAAGGTGGACTCCTTCTGCGTAA
- the mutM gene encoding bifunctional DNA-formamidopyrimidine glycosylase/DNA-(apurinic or apyrimidinic site) lyase gives MPELPEVQTIVSDLNKKIVGYTIADFWSDWPKAIRNKTLANFKKEIKNRKILGVRRIGKNIFIDLSDRKTLYIHLKMTGHLLVKPEERNKRQKTKDKNYFNDKVNSYIHHIWKIKKNKNKINLEFSDVRKFAKIVLEDTDRINNLKEINKLGVDATSKEFALKKFNEILDKRKNKSIGLVLMEQELIAGIGNIYRSEILYSAGILPQRKIASLSKNEINKIYKATLIVLKKAIKMRGTSDSDYRDTDGAPGKFQKALRVYRRAGKNCIKCATIIKRMTLGQRSAFYCPKCQN, from the coding sequence ATGCCAGAACTACCCGAAGTACAAACAATTGTTTCGGATCTGAATAAAAAAATTGTCGGCTATACGATAGCTGATTTTTGGAGTGACTGGCCAAAGGCCATCAGAAATAAGACGTTAGCCAATTTTAAAAAAGAAATAAAAAATAGAAAAATATTGGGAGTGCGAAGAATTGGAAAAAATATTTTTATTGATTTATCAGATAGAAAAACTTTATACATTCATCTTAAAATGACCGGACACCTGCTGGTAAAACCAGAAGAAAGAAACAAGAGACAAAAGACGAAAGACAAAAATTATTTTAATGATAAGGTAAACAGCTATATTCATCATATTTGGAAAATTAAAAAAAATAAAAATAAAATTAATTTGGAATTTTCTGATGTTCGAAAATTCGCTAAAATTGTTTTAGAAGATACAGATAGAATCAACAACCTTAAAGAAATAAATAAACTTGGCGTAGATGCAACCAGCAAAGAATTCGCTCTGAAAAAATTTAATGAAATTCTAGATAAAAGGAAAAATAAGTCAATTGGTTTAGTGCTTATGGAACAGGAACTTATTGCAGGAATAGGCAATATCTACCGCAGTGAAATTTTATATTCAGCCGGAATTTTACCGCAAAGAAAAATTGCATCCTTATCAAAAAATGAAATTAATAAGATATATAAAGCCACTTTAATTGTGCTTAAAAAAGCCATAAAAATGCGTGGAACATCTGACAGTGATTATAGAGATACAGACGGGGCTCCGGGAAAATTCCAAAAAGCATTAAGAGTCTACCGTCGAGCTGGAAAAAATTGTATTAAGTGTGCTACAATAATCAAGCGAATGACTTTGGGCCAAAGAAGTGCTTTTTATTGTCCAAAGTGTCAAAATTAA